In Bradyrhizobium guangxiense, the following are encoded in one genomic region:
- a CDS encoding TRAP transporter large permease subunit: MAHAEIEVIEVVGEGTIQSPRRPSLLTSLERVLGLVVEIPAAILVVAEIVILFAGVVARYGLHRPLIWSDELASILFLWLAMLGAAVAFRRSEHMRMTAVVASARPAMRAYLDLVATCAALGFLILIVWPACDYAYEESYITTPALQISNMWRAAALPAGIGLMAAFALLRLLRAADWRMVAAAVLSVAVVIGLFWLAGPSLRPLGNLNLVIFFVGVAGFCVFAGVPIAFGFGLAIFGYLALTTRTPVMVLVGRMDEGMSHLILLSVPLFVFLGLLIEMTGMARAMVAFLASLLGHVRGGLHYVLVGAMYLVSGISGAKAADMAAVAPVLFPEMKQRGAKPGDLVALLAATGAQTETIPPSLVLITIGSGTGVSIAALFTGGLLPGVVLAITLCMLVWWRYRHEDMSHVRRATVSEIGKTFVIALPALALPFVIRYAVVEGIATATEVSTIGIVYGALVGLLVYRRFDWRRLFPMLVETAALSGAILLIIGTATGMAWGLTQSGFSRSLAAAMTGLPGGAATFIAVSILAFTILGSVLEGIPAIVLFGPLLFPIARVVGVHEVHYAMVIILAMGIGLFAPPFGVGYYAACAIGRVDPAEGIRPIWGYLLALLVGLIVVAIFPWISIGFL; the protein is encoded by the coding sequence ATGGCTCATGCCGAGATCGAGGTGATCGAAGTGGTGGGCGAGGGGACCATTCAGTCCCCTCGCCGACCTTCGTTGCTGACTTCGCTCGAGCGCGTGCTCGGTCTCGTCGTCGAGATTCCGGCGGCGATCCTGGTCGTCGCCGAGATCGTGATCCTGTTTGCCGGCGTGGTCGCGCGCTACGGTCTGCACCGGCCGCTGATCTGGTCGGACGAGCTTGCCTCGATCCTGTTCCTATGGCTCGCCATGCTGGGCGCGGCGGTCGCGTTCCGCCGCTCCGAGCACATGCGCATGACCGCGGTCGTCGCCAGCGCACGGCCGGCGATGCGGGCCTATCTCGATCTGGTCGCGACCTGCGCTGCCCTGGGGTTTCTGATCCTGATCGTGTGGCCAGCCTGCGACTACGCCTATGAGGAAAGCTACATCACGACGCCGGCGCTGCAGATCTCGAACATGTGGCGCGCCGCCGCGCTGCCGGCCGGCATCGGCCTGATGGCGGCCTTCGCCTTGCTGCGGCTGCTGCGCGCGGCCGATTGGCGGATGGTCGCGGCCGCAGTCCTCAGCGTTGCCGTCGTGATCGGGCTGTTCTGGCTCGCAGGGCCGTCGCTGCGGCCGCTCGGCAACCTCAACCTCGTCATCTTCTTTGTCGGTGTTGCCGGCTTCTGCGTGTTTGCCGGCGTTCCCATTGCGTTCGGTTTTGGCCTTGCGATCTTCGGCTATCTCGCGCTGACCACGCGCACGCCCGTGATGGTGCTGGTCGGGCGGATGGACGAGGGCATGAGCCATCTCATCCTGCTCTCGGTGCCGCTGTTCGTGTTCCTGGGGTTGCTGATCGAGATGACCGGCATGGCGCGGGCCATGGTGGCGTTCCTGGCCAGCCTGCTCGGCCATGTCCGCGGCGGCCTGCACTACGTGCTGGTCGGCGCCATGTACCTGGTTTCCGGCATTTCAGGCGCCAAGGCCGCGGACATGGCGGCCGTTGCGCCCGTGCTGTTTCCCGAGATGAAACAGCGCGGCGCCAAGCCCGGCGATCTCGTCGCGCTGCTTGCGGCCACCGGCGCCCAGACCGAGACCATTCCGCCGAGCCTCGTGCTGATCACGATCGGCTCGGGGACGGGCGTCTCCATTGCCGCCCTGTTCACCGGCGGCCTCTTGCCGGGCGTCGTGCTCGCGATCACGCTCTGCATGCTGGTGTGGTGGCGCTACCGCCACGAGGACATGAGCCACGTCCGTCGCGCCACGGTATCCGAGATCGGCAAGACCTTCGTCATCGCCCTGCCCGCGCTCGCATTGCCCTTCGTGATCCGCTACGCCGTGGTCGAAGGCATCGCGACCGCGACCGAGGTCTCCACCATCGGCATCGTCTATGGCGCGCTGGTCGGCCTCCTCGTCTATCGCCGCTTCGACTGGCGGCGGCTGTTTCCGATGTTGGTCGAGACGGCGGCGCTGTCGGGCGCGATCCTTCTCATCATCGGCACGGCGACCGGCATGGCCTGGGGCCTGACCCAGTCCGGCTTCTCGCGCTCGCTGGCCGCGGCCATGACCGGATTGCCGGGGGGCGCGGCAACCTTCATCGCCGTCTCGATCCTGGCCTTCACCATCCTCGGCAGCGTGCTGGAGGGCATCCCGGCGATCGTGCTGTTCGGACCACTGCTGTTTCCGATCGCCCGGGTCGTCGGCGTGCACGAGGTGCACTACGCCATGGTGATCATTCTCGCCATGGGTATCGGGCTATTCGCGCCGCCCTTCGGCGTCGGCTATTATGCCGCCTGCGCCATCGGACGCGTCGATCCTGCCGAGGGCATTCGGCCGATCTGGGGCTATCTGCTGGCGCTGCTGGTGGGACTGATCGTCGTCGCGATCTTCCCCTGGATTTCGATCGGATTCCTTTGA
- a CDS encoding acyl-CoA synthetase produces MSERQNQYNIGLDRTRANYVPLSPLSFLARSAAVYPDHVSTVYEGRSFTWAQTFERCKRFASWLARNGIGVGDTVAAMLPNIPAMNEAHFAVPMTGAVLNALNIRLDAPSIAFQLDHGGAKIILVDPEFSSVITDALAQMTGPKPLVVDVDDASFKGGTRIGEIEYEAAVAQGDPGFAAVTPSDEWNAIALSYTSGTTGNPKGVVTHHRGAYLNAVSNILAGNLGQHPVYLWTLPMFHCNGWCFPWTMAAAAGINVCLRKVEPTKIFELIRSHGVTHMCGAPIVYNTLINAPDAPKGNVARRVVGLIAGAAPPVAVLEGAESIGIKLTHVYGLTEVYGPASVCAEQPGWDELAAPERARMKRRQGVPYPLQESVTVINPQTMQEVPRDGETIGEVMFRGNIVMKGYLKNEKATKEAFEGGWFHTGDLGVLDEHGYVIIKDRSKDIIISGGENISSVEVEDILYKHPAVLFAAVVAKPDPKWGEVPCAFVELKDGASASEADIIAFCRSHMSGFKTPKSIVFGPIPKTSTGKIQKFLLRNEIGSATAISS; encoded by the coding sequence ATGAGTGAGCGGCAGAACCAGTACAATATCGGCCTCGACAGGACGCGCGCGAACTACGTGCCGCTGAGCCCGCTGAGCTTCCTCGCGCGCAGTGCCGCCGTTTATCCCGATCATGTCAGCACGGTCTATGAGGGGCGCAGCTTTACCTGGGCGCAGACCTTCGAGCGCTGCAAGCGCTTTGCGTCCTGGCTCGCGCGCAATGGCATCGGCGTCGGCGACACCGTCGCAGCGATGCTGCCGAACATCCCGGCGATGAACGAGGCGCATTTCGCCGTGCCCATGACCGGCGCCGTGCTCAACGCTCTGAACATCCGCCTCGATGCGCCGTCGATCGCATTTCAGCTCGACCATGGCGGCGCGAAGATCATCCTGGTCGACCCCGAGTTCTCCAGCGTGATCACCGATGCACTGGCGCAGATGACGGGCCCCAAGCCGCTCGTGGTCGACGTCGACGACGCATCGTTCAAGGGCGGCACGCGCATCGGCGAGATCGAATATGAGGCAGCCGTTGCGCAAGGCGATCCCGGGTTTGCGGCGGTCACACCGAGCGATGAATGGAACGCGATCGCGCTGAGCTACACCTCGGGCACGACGGGCAATCCCAAGGGCGTCGTCACCCATCATCGCGGCGCCTATCTGAACGCCGTCAGCAACATCCTCGCCGGCAATCTCGGCCAGCATCCGGTCTATCTCTGGACGTTGCCGATGTTCCATTGCAACGGCTGGTGCTTTCCCTGGACCATGGCAGCCGCGGCCGGCATCAATGTCTGCTTGCGCAAGGTCGAGCCGACCAAGATCTTCGAACTGATCAGGAGCCACGGCGTCACCCATATGTGCGGTGCGCCGATCGTCTACAACACGCTGATCAACGCGCCGGATGCGCCCAAGGGGAATGTCGCGCGCCGCGTCGTCGGCCTGATCGCCGGCGCTGCACCGCCGGTTGCGGTGCTGGAAGGGGCCGAGAGCATCGGCATCAAGCTGACCCATGTCTACGGCCTGACCGAGGTCTACGGCCCCGCCTCCGTCTGTGCCGAGCAACCCGGCTGGGACGAGCTTGCCGCGCCCGAGCGCGCGCGCATGAAGCGCCGGCAGGGCGTGCCCTACCCGCTCCAGGAGAGCGTCACCGTCATCAATCCGCAGACCATGCAGGAGGTGCCGCGCGACGGCGAGACCATCGGCGAGGTCATGTTCCGCGGCAACATCGTGATGAAGGGCTACCTGAAGAACGAGAAGGCGACCAAGGAAGCCTTCGAGGGCGGCTGGTTCCACACCGGCGATCTCGGCGTGCTCGACGAGCACGGCTACGTCATCATCAAGGACCGCTCCAAGGACATCATCATTTCCGGCGGCGAGAACATCTCGTCGGTCGAGGTCGAGGACATCCTCTACAAGCACCCGGCTGTGCTGTTCGCCGCCGTGGTCGCAAAGCCCGATCCGAAATGGGGCGAAGTGCCTTGCGCCTTCGTCGAGCTGAAGGACGGCGCAAGCGCCAGCGAAGCCGACATCATCGCGTTCTGCCGCTCGCATATGAGCGGCTTCAAGACGCCGAAGTCGATCGTGTTCGGGCCGATCCCGAAGACCTCCACAGGCAAGATCCAGAAATTCCTGCTGCGCAACGAGATCGGATCGGCGACGGCGATCTCGAGCTGA
- a CDS encoding TRAP transporter substrate-binding protein: protein MMSRLCRAFLAAGMVAAATPALAQTKWNLPAAYPADNPHSENLVAFAKDVEAATSGKLQITVHPGASLFKAPDIKRAVVTGQAQMGEVLLSIHENEDPLFGVDVVPFLATSFPDAMKLYQASKPAIAKKLDAQGLRLLFVVPWAPQGVYVNKPLATIEDMKGLKWRAYNVGTARIGELVGAQSVTIQAAELPQALATGVVNSFMSSGGTGYDAKAWESLKYFYDVQAWIPKDYTFVNKAAFDALDKPTQEAILKAAATAETRGWKAWQDKSSWYLDQLKAKGMNVEPPSPALKAGFQKIGEQLTADWLKKAGADGQAVVDAYKKM from the coding sequence ATGATGTCACGTTTATGTCGCGCATTCCTGGCCGCCGGAATGGTGGCGGCTGCGACGCCCGCTTTGGCGCAAACCAAATGGAATCTGCCGGCCGCGTATCCGGCCGACAATCCGCACTCCGAAAACCTGGTCGCTTTCGCCAAGGACGTCGAAGCCGCCACATCCGGAAAACTCCAAATCACGGTTCATCCCGGCGCTTCGCTGTTCAAGGCGCCCGACATCAAGCGCGCGGTGGTGACCGGGCAGGCGCAGATGGGCGAAGTGCTGCTCTCGATCCACGAGAACGAGGATCCGCTGTTCGGCGTCGATGTCGTGCCGTTCCTCGCCACCAGCTTCCCGGACGCGATGAAGCTGTATCAGGCCTCCAAGCCCGCGATCGCCAAGAAGCTCGATGCGCAGGGTCTCAGGCTGCTGTTCGTCGTGCCGTGGGCGCCGCAGGGCGTCTATGTCAACAAGCCGCTCGCCACGATCGAGGACATGAAGGGCCTGAAATGGCGGGCCTATAACGTCGGCACCGCGCGTATCGGCGAGCTGGTCGGCGCGCAGTCGGTCACGATCCAGGCTGCTGAGCTGCCGCAGGCGCTCGCGACCGGCGTGGTGAACTCCTTCATGTCGTCAGGCGGCACGGGTTACGACGCAAAGGCCTGGGAGTCGCTCAAGTACTTCTATGACGTGCAGGCCTGGATTCCCAAGGATTACACCTTCGTCAACAAGGCCGCGTTCGACGCGCTCGACAAGCCGACCCAGGAGGCCATCCTCAAGGCGGCCGCGACGGCGGAAACCCGCGGCTGGAAGGCCTGGCAGGATAAGAGCAGCTGGTACCTTGATCAGCTCAAGGCGAAAGGCATGAACGTCGAGCCGCCCAGCCCGGCGTTGAAGGCCGGCTTCCAGAAGATCGGCGAACAGCTCACGGCTGACTGGCTGAAGAAGGCAGGGGCGGACGGCCAGGCCGTCGTCGACGCCTACAAGAAGATGTGA
- a CDS encoding TRAP transporter large permease, translated as MANLGMIELSFILLGVMILLLGSGVWIAVSLGLVGFVAMALTTSLPLGTVLATTTWSASSSWTLAALPLFIWMGEILFRTKLSEEMFRGLSPWVQWLPGRLTHVNVIGCGIFAAVSGSSAATCATIGKIALPELDKRGYDKGLSLGSLAGSGTLGLLIPPSIPMVVYAVTANVSVLQVFLGGFLPGALVMVLYSGYIIIWSLLNPDKIPPRDPPMPFRQKLRESAKLVPCLLLILAVFLSLVLGFATATECAAWGVTGALLLAWWSGTLTRKNFLESIMSATRLTCMIMLILAGAAYTTAAMAYTGIPAALATWVQGQQLTPGMLALYLSIMYIILGCLIDGISMIVLTAVIVLPMVKQAGLDLVWFGVYLIIHVEMAQITPPVGFNLFVLQNMSGRDTFTVARAAFPFFVLLLASVFIITEYPQIVMFLPKLAFPD; from the coding sequence ATGGCCAATCTCGGCATGATCGAGCTGTCGTTCATCCTGCTCGGCGTCATGATCCTGCTGCTCGGCAGTGGGGTCTGGATTGCCGTGTCGCTCGGGCTCGTCGGCTTCGTGGCGATGGCGCTGACCACCAGCCTGCCACTTGGCACGGTGCTCGCGACCACCACCTGGAGTGCGAGCTCGTCCTGGACACTAGCTGCGTTGCCGCTGTTCATCTGGATGGGCGAGATTCTTTTCCGCACCAAATTGTCGGAAGAGATGTTCCGCGGCTTGTCGCCCTGGGTGCAGTGGCTGCCCGGGCGCCTGACCCATGTCAATGTGATCGGCTGCGGCATCTTCGCGGCGGTGTCGGGCTCCTCGGCGGCGACATGCGCGACCATCGGCAAGATCGCGCTGCCTGAGCTCGACAAGCGCGGCTACGACAAGGGCCTGAGCCTCGGCTCGCTCGCGGGCTCCGGCACCCTCGGCCTCTTGATCCCGCCGTCGATTCCGATGGTGGTCTACGCGGTGACGGCGAACGTCTCCGTGCTCCAGGTGTTCCTCGGTGGCTTCCTGCCGGGTGCGCTCGTGATGGTGCTTTACTCCGGCTACATCATCATCTGGTCGCTGCTCAATCCGGACAAGATCCCGCCGCGCGATCCGCCGATGCCATTCCGGCAGAAGCTGCGCGAGTCCGCCAAGCTCGTGCCGTGCCTGCTGCTGATCCTGGCGGTGTTCCTCTCGCTGGTCCTCGGCTTCGCGACAGCGACGGAATGCGCGGCATGGGGCGTCACGGGCGCGCTGCTGCTGGCCTGGTGGAGCGGCACGCTGACGCGGAAGAACTTCCTCGAGAGCATCATGAGCGCGACGCGCCTGACCTGCATGATCATGCTGATCCTGGCAGGCGCGGCCTACACCACGGCCGCGATGGCCTATACGGGCATTCCGGCCGCGCTCGCGACCTGGGTGCAGGGACAGCAGCTCACGCCGGGCATGCTCGCGCTGTATCTCAGCATCATGTACATCATTCTGGGCTGCCTGATCGACGGCATCTCGATGATCGTGCTGACCGCAGTCATCGTGCTGCCGATGGTGAAGCAGGCCGGTCTCGATCTGGTCTGGTTCGGCGTCTACCTCATCATCCACGTCGAGATGGCGCAGATCACGCCGCCGGTCGGCTTCAATCTCTTCGTGCTTCAGAACATGAGCGGGCGCGATACGTTCACCGTCGCGCGGGCGGCGTTTCCGTTCTTCGTCCTGCTGCTCGCCTCCGTGTTCATCATCACGGAGTATCCGCAGATCGTCATGTTCCTGCCCAAGCTCGCCTTCCCAGACTGA
- a CDS encoding TRAP transporter small permease, whose product MRRALDLLYLGAGYAAGIFLVAIFAIMMIMSVGRQFAINIPAGDDFASWCMAAMAFLGLAHTFKRGEMIRVGLLLEKLHGRTKQVAEILALGIAAVFILYFTRHAVQMTYDSWRFNDVAQGVVALPLWIPQLGFAGGLVILSIALLDEMVNVVNGNRPSYEKGSPDETPEEFVERISQGGGG is encoded by the coding sequence GTGCGCCGTGCGCTGGATCTCCTTTATCTCGGGGCAGGCTATGCCGCCGGCATCTTCCTGGTTGCGATCTTTGCAATCATGATGATCATGTCGGTCGGCCGCCAGTTTGCGATCAATATTCCCGCCGGCGACGATTTCGCGTCCTGGTGCATGGCCGCGATGGCTTTCCTCGGTCTTGCGCACACCTTCAAGCGCGGCGAGATGATCCGCGTCGGCCTGCTGCTGGAGAAGCTGCACGGGCGCACCAAGCAAGTCGCCGAGATCCTCGCCCTCGGCATTGCGGCGGTCTTCATTCTCTACTTCACCCGGCATGCCGTGCAGATGACCTATGACTCTTGGCGCTTCAACGACGTGGCGCAGGGCGTTGTCGCGCTTCCGCTCTGGATTCCTCAGCTCGGCTTTGCCGGCGGCCTGGTGATCCTGTCGATCGCCTTGCTCGACGAAATGGTCAATGTCGTCAACGGCAACCGGCCGAGCTACGAGAAGGGCTCGCCGGACGAGACGCCGGAAGAGTTCGTTGAACGGATCTCGCAGGGCGGCGGAGGTTGA
- a CDS encoding MBL fold metallo-hydrolase produces MTLTLTILGCGSSAGVPRPALGWGACDPNNPKNRRRRCSLLVERTSEHGTTRIVIDTSPDLREQLLSTNVDHIDAVFLTHEHADQTHGMDDLRSIVMHMRRRIPTYFNQSTAKDILSRFSYCFISPEGSDSPPILTRHSIEAGESQTILGKGGAVTLTAFLVQHGNIPALGYRIGDAAYTPDLNDIPRESWGALENLDLWIVDGLRYPSHVSHFSINDALSWIERFKPKRAVITNMTADVDYEVIRQSLPEGVVPAFDGLRLETR; encoded by the coding sequence ATGACGCTGACTCTGACGATCCTGGGCTGCGGCTCCTCCGCCGGCGTGCCGCGCCCGGCGCTCGGCTGGGGCGCCTGCGATCCCAACAATCCCAAGAACCGCCGTCGCCGCTGCTCGCTGCTGGTCGAGCGGACCTCCGAGCACGGCACCACGCGCATCGTGATCGACACCTCGCCGGACCTGCGCGAGCAATTGCTCTCGACCAATGTCGATCACATCGACGCGGTGTTCTTGACGCATGAACATGCCGACCAGACCCACGGCATGGACGATCTACGTTCGATCGTGATGCACATGCGCCGCCGGATCCCGACCTACTTCAACCAGTCGACCGCCAAGGACATCCTGTCACGGTTCTCCTATTGCTTCATCTCGCCGGAGGGCAGCGACTCCCCGCCGATCCTGACGCGGCATTCGATCGAAGCGGGCGAAAGCCAGACCATCCTGGGGAAGGGCGGCGCGGTGACCCTGACCGCCTTTCTGGTGCAGCACGGCAACATTCCCGCGCTCGGCTATCGCATCGGGGATGCGGCCTACACGCCCGACCTCAACGACATCCCGCGCGAGAGCTGGGGCGCGCTGGAAAACCTGGACCTCTGGATCGTCGACGGCTTGCGCTACCCCAGCCATGTCAGCCATTTCAGCATCAACGACGCGCTGTCCTGGATCGAGAGGTTCAAGCCGAAGCGCGCGGTCATCACCAACATGACGGCCGACGTCGATTACGAGGTCATCCGGCAATCGCTTCCCGAGGGCGTCGTGCCCGCTTTTGACGGGCTGCGGCTGGAGACCCGCTGA
- a CDS encoding TatD family hydrolase: MLVDSHCHLDFPDFADDLDGIVSRARAAGVGRLVTISTRVRRLKGLLAIAERYDDVYCSVGTHPHNADEEDGIAPDELVALTEHPKVVALGEAGLDYFYDNGSPEAQARGFRAHIAAARTTGLPLVIHTREADEDCARILEDEAAKGSFRAVLHCYTGGRELALKAVSLGLYIGFTGILTFKKSETLRALAAELPSDRILVETDSPYLAPGKFRGKRNEPAYVVEVAKVLAETRGVSLDEISRQTSENFFRLFSKVKA; the protein is encoded by the coding sequence ATGCTGGTCGACAGCCACTGCCATCTGGATTTTCCGGACTTTGCCGACGATCTCGACGGGATCGTGTCACGGGCGCGCGCGGCCGGCGTCGGGCGCTTGGTCACGATCTCGACGCGGGTGCGGCGGCTAAAGGGCCTGCTCGCGATCGCCGAACGCTATGACGACGTCTATTGCTCGGTCGGGACCCATCCGCACAACGCGGATGAGGAGGACGGCATCGCGCCCGACGAGCTCGTGGCGTTGACGGAGCATCCCAAGGTCGTGGCGCTCGGCGAGGCCGGGCTCGACTATTTCTACGACAACGGCTCGCCGGAGGCGCAGGCGAGGGGCTTCCGTGCCCACATCGCCGCTGCACGCACGACCGGCCTGCCGCTGGTGATCCACACCCGCGAAGCCGACGAGGATTGCGCTCGCATCCTGGAAGACGAGGCCGCAAAGGGATCGTTTCGCGCCGTGCTGCATTGTTACACCGGCGGGCGCGAGCTGGCGCTGAAGGCGGTGTCGCTCGGGCTCTATATCGGTTTCACGGGAATCCTGACCTTCAAGAAATCGGAGACCTTGCGCGCGCTCGCAGCCGAACTGCCCTCCGACCGCATCCTGGTCGAAACCGACTCGCCCTATCTTGCACCCGGCAAGTTCCGGGGCAAACGCAACGAGCCGGCTTATGTGGTCGAGGTCGCAAAGGTGCTGGCGGAGACGCGCGGTGTGTCGCTTGACGAGATCTCGCGCCAGACCAGCGAGAATTTCTTCCGCCTGTTCTCGAAAGTGAAAGCTTGA
- the metG gene encoding methionine--tRNA ligase, which yields MATRAKKSAKGKKATKKAVKKAAKKAVKALAPKAAKKVAKAKKAAGKKSAKKSAAKTAKKAGTKAAKKQVVAKKAAKKAAKRPAAKTAKTTAKAPAEKVAKKAKVAVPAVIAAPAAVVAPPKAAKPKTPPAPKPAAAPQAAAQIAAPARDNVFYITTAIAYPNGSPHIGHAYEAIATDVLARFARLDGKDVFFLTGTDEHGQKMVQTAAGEGMTAAALAARNAGRFKQMDERLNVSFDRFIRTTEEQHHRSSQEIWRRMEANGDIYADTYAGWYSVRDEAYYAEDETRLNDDGVRLGPQGTPVEWVEEKSYFFRLSAYQDKLLKLYADHPDFIGPDSRKNEVVSFVKGGLRDLSISRTTFDWGVKVPGDEEHVMYVWVDALTNYITGVGFPDESDKNWRYWPADVHIIGKDIIRFHAVYWPAFLLSAGIPLPKRVYAHGFLFNRGEKMSKSVGNVVDPFNLADQYGVDQMRYFFLREVPFGQDGNYNHEAIVARINADLANDLGNLAQRSLSMIAKQLGGVLPEPGEFSDNDKAILAMADGMVAASREAMATQQIHQWLNAVWAVVAEANRYFAAEAPWALAKTDPARQKTVLYVTAEVVRQIAILAQPAMPTASSKLLDSLGIPEAERSFAMLGGAKRIAPGSTLPAPTPAFPRYIEPAA from the coding sequence GTGGCAACGCGAGCTAAGAAAAGCGCCAAGGGCAAGAAGGCTACGAAGAAGGCCGTCAAGAAAGCCGCGAAGAAGGCCGTGAAGGCGCTTGCGCCCAAAGCTGCCAAGAAGGTCGCGAAGGCCAAGAAGGCAGCCGGCAAGAAGAGCGCGAAGAAAAGCGCCGCGAAGACGGCAAAGAAAGCCGGCACGAAGGCTGCGAAGAAGCAGGTCGTTGCCAAGAAGGCAGCGAAGAAGGCGGCCAAAAGGCCAGCCGCGAAGACAGCCAAGACAACAGCGAAGGCTCCGGCGGAGAAAGTAGCCAAGAAGGCCAAGGTCGCTGTGCCTGCTGTGATCGCTGCGCCGGCTGCCGTCGTCGCGCCGCCGAAGGCTGCCAAGCCGAAGACGCCGCCGGCGCCGAAGCCTGCCGCAGCTCCGCAAGCCGCAGCGCAGATTGCCGCTCCCGCGCGCGACAACGTCTTCTACATCACGACCGCGATCGCCTATCCCAACGGCAGCCCGCATATCGGCCATGCCTATGAGGCGATCGCGACCGACGTGCTGGCGCGTTTTGCGCGGCTCGACGGCAAGGACGTGTTCTTCCTGACCGGCACCGACGAGCACGGTCAAAAGATGGTTCAGACGGCGGCCGGTGAAGGCATGACCGCCGCAGCCCTGGCAGCCCGCAATGCCGGCCGCTTCAAGCAAATGGACGAGCGCCTGAACGTGTCGTTCGATCGCTTCATCCGCACCACCGAGGAGCAGCATCACCGCTCCAGCCAGGAAATCTGGCGGCGCATGGAAGCGAACGGCGATATCTATGCCGACACCTATGCCGGCTGGTATTCCGTGCGCGACGAGGCGTATTACGCCGAGGACGAGACCCGCTTGAATGATGACGGCGTCCGGCTCGGGCCGCAGGGCACGCCGGTCGAATGGGTCGAGGAAAAGAGCTATTTCTTCCGCCTGTCGGCATACCAGGACAAGCTGCTCAAGCTCTATGCGGATCACCCCGATTTCATCGGGCCGGATTCCCGCAAGAACGAGGTCGTCAGCTTCGTCAAGGGCGGCCTGCGCGATCTCTCGATCTCACGCACCACGTTCGATTGGGGCGTGAAGGTGCCCGGCGACGAAGAGCACGTGATGTACGTCTGGGTCGACGCGCTGACCAACTACATCACCGGTGTCGGCTTCCCCGACGAAAGCGACAAGAACTGGCGCTATTGGCCGGCCGACGTGCACATCATCGGCAAGGACATCATCCGTTTCCACGCCGTGTATTGGCCGGCGTTCCTGCTGTCGGCCGGCATTCCGCTGCCGAAGCGGGTCTATGCCCACGGCTTCCTGTTCAACAGGGGCGAGAAGATGTCGAAGTCGGTCGGCAACGTCGTCGATCCCTTCAACCTTGCAGACCAATACGGCGTCGACCAGATGCGCTATTTCTTCCTGCGCGAGGTGCCGTTCGGCCAGGACGGCAATTACAACCACGAGGCCATCGTCGCGCGCATCAATGCCGACCTCGCCAACGATCTCGGCAATCTGGCGCAGCGTTCACTGTCGATGATCGCCAAGCAACTGGGCGGCGTGCTGCCCGAGCCCGGCGAATTCAGCGACAACGACAAGGCGATCCTGGCGATGGCCGACGGCATGGTCGCGGCCTCGCGCGAGGCTATGGCGACGCAGCAGATCCATCAATGGCTCAACGCGGTCTGGGCCGTGGTCGCCGAAGCCAATCGCTATTTCGCGGCCGAGGCGCCGTGGGCGCTCGCCAAGACCGATCCTGCCAGGCAGAAGACGGTGCTCTACGTCACCGCCGAAGTCGTGCGCCAGATCGCGATCCTGGCTCAGCCGGCGATGCCGACCGCTTCCAGCAAGCTGCTCGACAGTCTCGGTATCCCCGAAGCCGAGCGCAGCTTCGCCATGCTCGGCGGCGCCAAGCGCATCGCGCCCGGTTCGACGCTGCCGGCGCCGACCCCGGCGTTCCCGCGCTACATCGAGCCGGCGGCCTGA